In a genomic window of Telopea speciosissima isolate NSW1024214 ecotype Mountain lineage chromosome 5, Tspe_v1, whole genome shotgun sequence:
- the LOC122663142 gene encoding uncharacterized protein LOC122663142 yields MGDLFMAAPPAAPPSVLAPLYKQRSWSADTYRDEAWLKRKGNHKRKRSKSVTNDDLDDLKACIELGFGFDSPDLDRKLSNTLPALSLYHAVNKQYSDSILKSLPSTPSSETSSPPGSPLTFISPGDDPQLVKTRLRQWAQVVACSVRQSSLISSGEPTWSSTDSLNGLNKE; encoded by the exons ATGGGGGATTTGTTTATGGCGGCGCCACCAGCAGCACCACCGTCGGTACTAGCACCGCTTTATAAACAACGATCGTGGTCTGCTGATACCTATCGTGATGAGGCTTGGTTGAAAAGGAAAGGTAATCATAAGAGGAAACGAAGCAAAAGTGTCACTAACGACGACCTTGACGACCTTAAGGCATGTATTGAATTGGGTTTCGGATTCGATTCTCCAGATTTAGATCGCAAGCTTTCCAATACTTTACCAGCTTTAAGTCTATATCATGCCGTCAACAAGCAATACAGCGATAGCATTCTCAAGTCTTTACCTTCGACTCCTTCATCAGAGACATCATCTCCCCCTGGAAGTCCTCTCACCTTCATCAGCCCAG GTGATGATCCTCAGTTGGTTAAGACAAGATTAAGGCAGTGGGCACAGGTCGTTGCATGTTCGGTGCGGCAATCTTCTTTGATTTCATCAGGTGAACCAACCTGGTCTTCCACCGATTCTCTCAATGGATTGAACAAAGAATGa